The Blautia luti nucleotide sequence AATGATAAATTCTTCGCACAGACTGGCAAAACTGTCAAAGGCGTCATAATAATTTCCGTCAGACAGATCACTTTTTATCTGATCCTGTATGTATTCCAGCCCGCTGTCTGTAAAGGTATCGATCGCATCTCCATGGGTACTCATCCAGAATTTACGTTCTGACATGGTGACCAGAAACAGGATTCCGCTTTTGTCCTCTCCCATTCCATAGCCTTTATAATCAAAATAATCATCCGCATAGTCCATGGGTTCTGCCCCGTTGATGCTCTCTTCTGTCACAACTGCCACATCACAGTCATAATCTTCACTGATCTGATCCAGCCTGCTTTCCAGTCTTTTCTCCTCCTGCTCAGAAAGCAGATCGCCGTCATCCACCAGTCTCGCAGGATGTGTTTCTGCTGCCTGGCTCTCCACAGCCGGAACTGTAAAAAGGCAGGATACTGTCATAACAGCTGCAAGACACACAGGTATTATCTTTTTCTTCATATACACAGTCCTCCTCCCTAATAGATCAACATTACTGCCAGGTAAGCAGCTGCCGAACACAGGATCGTCAGGCCTGCCAGCCATTTGGCATATGCTCCGTTATCAATTGGAAGATTACCTGTCATTTTCCCGGTCTGTCCGTTCATTGCGAAAAGATACTTTTTCCCCTTCCAGGTGGTATTAAGGATCCATACAGGGTATAATGCATATTTCGCTTCTCCCCCATATACCTGCAGGCTGGTGCTCTCCTGTGTTACTGTAGCATAACCTTTTACCGTATTTCGCAGCACTTCCTGGGCACTTATTTTCATACGCTCCTGGGCCCGGTCCGTGCTCTCTCTGGCATCTACATCATATTT carries:
- a CDS encoding TPM domain-containing protein, with translation MKKKIIPVCLAAVMTVSCLFTVPAVESQAAETHPARLVDDGDLLSEQEEKRLESRLDQISEDYDCDVAVVTEESINGAEPMDYADDYFDYKGYGMGEDKSGILFLVTMSERKFWMSTHGDAIDTFTDSGLEYIQDQIKSDLSDGNYYDAFDSFASLCEEFIIQAEDGEPYDTGNMPQEPMSPVWILISLGIGLALALIITGTMRSQMKTVRMKPDAADYMKKNSLNLTRCGDMFLYNQVSRTAKPKEDSSGGGSSTHTSSSGETHGGSGGSF